Proteins from a genomic interval of Cyclopterus lumpus isolate fCycLum1 chromosome 18, fCycLum1.pri, whole genome shotgun sequence:
- the zgc:103586 gene encoding zgc:103586 — MEDKVKELVSKCLQARDMAYCPYSRFPVGAAILTADGAIITGCNVENASYGLTVCAERTAVQRAVVEGHTRFTAIAVTCDIKDRFVGPCGACRQVLMEFGSDWIVYLTKPDGSYKETSLSELLPLAFSPAHLAKN; from the exons ATGGAAG ATAAAGTCAAAGAGCTCGTGTCAAAGTGTCTGCAGGCCCGGGACATGGCATACTGTCCTTACAGCCGGTTCCCTGTCGGTGCCGCCATATTAACAGCAGATGGCGCTATAATCACAG ggtgTAATGTGGAGAACGCCTCCTACGGTCTGACGGTGTGTGCTGAGCGGACGGCCGTCCAGCGGGCCGTGGTGGAAGGACACACACGGTTCACTGCCATTGCTGTGACATG CGATATCAAAGACCGTTTTGTTGGGCCATGTGGAGCATGTCGACAGGTTCTTATGGAG TTTGGATCAGACTGGATCGTATACTTGACCAAGCCGGACGGATCTTACAAAGAAACCAGCCTCAGTGAACTGTTGCCTCTAGCCTTTTCTCCGGCCCACCTGGCAAAGAACTGA
- the fis1 gene encoding mitochondrial fission 1 protein, protein MEAVVSDVVAPEDLKKFEKKYNNELLKGAVSKDTKFEYAWCLIRSKYTADIKKGIVLLEELVQTVSKDDSRDFLFYLAVANYRLKEYEKALKYIRTLLKNEPGNKQAQELEKLIVKALKKDGLVGMAIVGGIGLGVAGLAGLIGLAVSKGAAKS, encoded by the exons ATGGAGGCGGTTGTGAGCGATGTGGTAGCTCCAGAAGACCTTAAG AAATTTGAGAAGAAGTACAACAATGAGCTGTTGAAGGGAGCCGTCTCCAAAGACACGAAGTTTGAGTATGCTTGGTGTCTGATCCGGAGTAAATACACAGCGGATATCAAGAAGGGGATTGTGCTCTTGGAAG AACTTGTTCAGACGGTATCAAAAGATGACTCCCGGGACTTCTTGTTCTACCTTGCAGTGGCCAACTACAGACTCAAA GAATATGAGAAAGCCCTGAAGTACATTCGGACCCTCCTGAAGAACGAACCGGGGAACAAGCAGGCTCAGGAGCTGGAGAAACTCATTGTCAAGGCTTTGAAGAAAG ATGGCTTGGTGGGCATGGCGATCGTCGGGGGAATCGGTCTGGGCGTGGCCGGTTTGGCGGGCCTCATCGGCTTGGCTGTGTCAAAGGGAGCGGCTAAATCCTAA